The following are from one region of the Capsicum annuum cultivar UCD-10X-F1 chromosome 1, UCD10Xv1.1, whole genome shotgun sequence genome:
- the LOC107880020 gene encoding putative E3 ubiquitin-protein ligase LIN, with protein sequence MSHNSMASVSSSSATTLPPVFSYDDDKLDLESVRAVITAINEHITALLADTKSWKCLKLKCSSKLDVGDRGYLEFSEQSILSNLYWGIESIEASLQAKWSQERTSRLQNSENMLQVPASLDEHGETAGIPNSYLTGYSYFYLSIVIKLQGHEWQVATHFLQALVVSPRLLHTEIAPDLCRRLSVLCFEQEPHSKELASNYENENENDDEVYARMVKMARRYKAWLMYYQIMSSGEGSLSNGEVSCITSTHHELQQIMSKKSKSTRSLNLYKHGNMQRTCPNFEKVHPFNAQNDAKDEEEKLIITAKESTEQNQVAITELNSGVAEIPKNSTTKCLKDILLDSESETPIYLDFSDNSSASENFHEEYAKDLEIISDWSLENQQTEVFYRNQKSSCSSMFVESLVCKSQVSVLRPNEGTRAEITHSLSRRFSSSFSHTDISAEGIRGLKTHIDLSGNNEAATLQQGLKMIDSRSDRYPVSMTLRDYQLCKTQHPRISSLQKNGCKETLNEISEYAEENSQAEQAALLEKIISKLCFSEEFGACKDYTVDLTSIYELLNNKTGLKYSLLKEIIIDQLLRAISTSREEHVIRESVSVLAIIISRNKSLVDDVKRKGLQLNHLATALKKNVHEAAILIYLINPSPAEIRTLELLPCLVDVVCASNSYKCSLRTLRITPPAASLMIMEALVTAFDYASSDTQLAVISSPRVLSGLLDVSRNNNLEEIIALAAVLVRCMQFDVQCRKHINHSAPLAPFISLLRSNHGRATSIALEFFNELLQIPRSSAIEVLQKIQQDGSNNNMCALLLLIQKSQPEYKILAANLLFQLDMLEETSSKFVYCEEAMEALLESVACEENSATQASSALILSNLGGTYSWSGEPYTIPWLLKKAGLASLPHKNMIKNVDFSDKCLQDIDIETWCSKVARCFLKFGSPLFHALDKGLTSKSRSTSRDCLAATAWLGSEIMKAPDDLRYAACEILLSRIEQFVHPGLELEERLLGCLCIYYYTSGRGMTKVVNFSEGVRESLRRLSNISWMAEELLKVADYIQPNKWRISCVHTKILEMSSNHSGAVTSLTYYNGELYSGHSDGSIKAWDIKGQEATLVRDVREHRRAVTCFSISESGNCLLSGSADKTIKIWRMLERKLECIETILTKDPIQIINTHGELIFAVTQSHKMKVFDGSRKACKHLKNKSIRCGTLTNGKLYVGCADSSIQELAIANNRQQEIKAPSKSWSMKNKAVNSLAVYKDWLYSASSTIDSSHIKDWRKNKKPQISMSPEKGANVLAMEVVEDFIYLICSVSMSNIQIWLRGTQHKVGRLSAGSKITSLLTANDIIICGTETGMIKGWIPL encoded by the exons ATGTCACATAATTCAATGGCTTCTGTATCTTCTTCTTCTGCTACTACCCTTCCTCCCGTATTTTCATATGATGATGATAAACTAGACCTTGAGTCAGTACGTGCGGTCATCACTGCTATAAATGAGCACATAACTGCATTACTTGCAGATACAAAATCTTGGAAATGCTTGAAATTGAAATGCAGTTCAAAGCTTGATGTTGGTGATAGAGGGTATCTGGAGTTCTCAGAGCAGTCGATATTGTCGAATCTTTATTGGGGGATAGAGAGTATAGAAGCATCACTTCAAGCAAAATGGAGCCAAGAGAGAACCTCAAGGTTGCAGAATTCAGAGAACATGCTTCAAGTGCCAGCCTCACTTGATGAGCATGGAGAAACAGCAGGAATTCCAAACAGTTATTTGACAGGCTACTCTTACTTTTACCTCTCCATTGTTATAAAGCTCCAAGGGCATGAGTGGCAGGTTGCAACTCATTTTCTTCAAGCTCTTGTGGTTTCTCCTAGGCTTCTTCACACTGAAATTGCTCCGGACCTCTGCAGACGGTTATCTGTCTTATGCTTTGAGCAGGAACCACATTCGAAAGAACTTGCATCAAATTATGAGAATgagaatgagaatgatgatgaggTGTATGCTAGGATGGTAAAGATGGCGAGGAGATACAAAGCTTGGCTCATGTATTATCAAATTATGTCTTCTGGAGAGGGCTCTCTGAGCAATGGTGAGGTCAGCTGCATCACTTCCACTCACCATGAATTACAACAGATTAT GAGTAAGAAGTCCAAAAGCACAAGatctttaaatttatataaacatGGAAACATGCAGCGCACCTGTCCAAAT TTTGAGAAGGTGCATCCTTTTAATGCCCAAAATGATGCTAAGGATGAGGAAGAAAAGCTGATTATCACAGCCAAGGAGTCCACAGAGCAAAATCAGGTAGCTATTACTGAATTAAACAGCGGCGTAGCAGAAATTCCGAAGAACTCAACCACCAAATGCCTCAAAGATATATTACTTGATTCAGAGTCAGAGACACCAATCTACTTGGATTTCAGTGACAACAGTTCTGCAAGTGAAAATTTTCATGAG GAATATGCAAAAGACCTGGAAATCATTTCAGACTGGAGCCTAGAAAATCAGCAAACAGAGGTTTTTTATCG GAATCAGAAATCTTCTTGCTCCTCAATGTTTGTTGAAAGCTTGGTTTGTAAATCGCAAGTTTCTGTACTAAGACCCAATGAAGGAACCAGAGCAGAAATCACTCACTCACTCTCCAGAAGATTCTCCAGTTCATTTAGTCATACTGATATATCAGCAGAAGGAATCAGGGGCCTCAAAACGCACATAGATTTGAGTGGTAACAATGAAGCAGCAACGTTGCAACAGGGCTTAAAGATGATTGATAGTAGATCCGACAGATATCCAGTGTCAATGACATTACGTGATTATCAGCTCTGCAAAACACAGCACCCAAGGATTTCTTCACTACAAAAGAACGGGTGCAAGGAGACCTTAAATGAAATATCAGAATACGCAGAAGAAAATTCTCAAGCAGAACAAGCAGCACTACttgagaaaataatttcaaagttATGTTTCTCAGAAGAGTTTGGGGCTTGTAAAGACTACACAGTTGACCTTACATCAATATATGAGCTACTGAACAACAAAACAGGACTCAAGTATTCTTTGctaaaagaaataattattgaTCAACTTCTGAGGGCTATATCAACATCCAGAGAAGAACATGTGATACGAGAATCAGTATCAGTCCTAGCAATTATTATTTCACGGAACAAATCACTTGTTGATGACGTGAAGCGGAAAGGGTTACAGTTGAATCATTTGGCAACTGCTCTAAAGAAAAATGTTCATGAAGCGGCTATACTAATTTACTTAATAAACCCATCTCCTGCAGAAATCAGGACATTAGAACTCTTACCATGTCTTGTGGATGTGGTGTGTGCTTCAAACAGCTACAAATGTAGCCTAAGAACACTGCGGATAACACCTCCAGCAGCGTCATTGATGATTATGGAAGCACTAGTGACTGCATTCGACTATGCATCGAGCGATACACAGTTAGCTGTGATCAGCTCACCCAGAGTACTCTCAGGTCTCTTGGATGTCTCGAGAAACAACAACCTGGAAGAGATTATTGCTCTGGCAGCTGTTCTTGTCAGATGTATGCAATTCGATGTTCAATGCAGAAAACACATAAACCATTCTGCTCCACTGGCCCCATTTATCTCTCTTTTGAGAAGCAACCATGGGCGTGCAACATCAATTGCATTGGAGTTTTTTAATGAACTGCTGCAAATTCCAAG GTCATCAGCCATTGAGGTACTGCAGAAAATACAGCAAGATGGAAGCAACAACAATATGTGTGCATTATTGCTCCTCATCCAAAAGTCACAACCAGAGTACAAAATTTTGGCAGCAAATTTGTTGTTTCAGTTAGACATGCTG GAAGAAACATCAAGTAAATTTGTATATTGTGAAGAGGCTATGGAAGCCCTACTCGAGTCAGTGGCATGTGAAGAGAATTCTGCAACACAGGCTTCATCAGCATTGATCCTATCCAACCTTGGTGGAACCTACTCTTGGTCAGGAGAACCCTACACAATACCATGGTTGCTTAAAAAGGCTGGTTTGGCTTCACTGCCACACAAGAACATGATAAAGAACGTTGACTTTTCAGATAAATGTCTACAG GACATTGACATAGAGACATGGTGCAGCAAAGTAGCGAGGTGCTTCTTAAAGTTTGGAAGTCCTCTGTTCCATGCTTTAGACAAAGGACTTACGAGCAAATCAAGGAGTACTTCCCGAGATTGTCTTGCCGCTACTGCATGGCTGGGGTCTGAAATCATGAAGGCGCCAGATGATTTGAGATATGCAGCctgtgagatcttacttagtaGAATTGAGCAATTTGTTCATCCAGGACTGGAGCTTGAAGAAAGGCTATTAGGATGTCTTTGTATCTATTATTATACTTCCGGAAGAG GAATGACAAAAGTAGTCAACTTTTCAGAAGGAGTTAGAGAGTCACTAAGACGCCTTTCCAACATCAGTTGGATGGCAGAAGAATTACTCAAGGTTGCTGACTATATCCAGCCAAACAAGTGG AGAATATCTTGTGTTCACACAAAGATCCTCGAAATGAGTAGTAATCATAGTGGAGCAGTAACATCACTCACCTACTATAATGGAGAGCTTTACAGTGGACATTCTGATGGTTCAATCAAG GCATGGGACATCAAAGGACAAGAAGCAACACTTGTTCGTGATGTGAGAGAGCATAGAAGGGCTGTGACATGCTTTTCAATTTCTGAATCAGGGAATTGCCTGTTGAGTGGTTCTGCTGACAAAACAATAAAG ATCTGGCGAATGCTTGAAAGAAAGCTTGAATGTATAGAGACTATACTGACGAAAGACCCGATTCAAATTATAAACACACATGGAGAACTTATTTTTGCAGTTACCCAGAGCCACAAAATGAAG GTGTTTGATGGATCACGGAAAGCCTGTAAACATTTAAAGAATAAATCCATAAGGTGTGGAACATTGACAAATGGAAAGCTGTATGTAGGCTGTGCAGATTCAAGCATACAG GAGTTAGCTATAGCAAACAATAGACAGCAAGAGATCAAAGCACCATCAAAGAGTTGGAGTATGAAAAACAAGGCTGTGAACTCATTAGCTGTATATAAGGACTGGTTATACAGTGCAAGTTCAACCATTGACTCTTCACATATAAAG GACTGGAGAAAAAACAAGAAACCCCAAATATCAATGTCGCCAGAAAAGGGAGCCAATGTGTTGGCAATGGAAGTAGTGGAGGACTTCATATATTTAATTTGCAGTGTGTCAATGAGTAACATCCAG ATTTGGCTGAGAGGAACACAACACAAAGTTGGAAGATTATCAGCAGGCAGCAAGATAACAAGTCTTCTGACAGCAAATGACATAATTATATGTGGTACGGAAACAGGAATGATTAAG GGTTGGATCCCACTGTAG